A window from Planococcus maritimus encodes these proteins:
- the rnhC gene encoding ribonuclease HIII, translating into MANSVLKLPEESLKRLIEHYRNKEINTKNPHARFAAKLPDTMVTVYSSGKVMFQGAGAERETAKWGSVDSIKEKTAKAKGDELPPDFATHSVLGSDETGTGDFFGPITVAACFVPARQVELAKELGVKDSKQLTDDYMRKIAPDLKAAFPHSVLTLSNEKYNKVQAQGWSQGKMKALLHNQALKHVLRKMAPEKPQAILIDQFAERGIYYRHIAEEKDIIRENVLFSTKAENLHVSVACASIIARVAFLEEMDRLSAVAGVTLPKGAGAIVDEAAAKILLSRGEEFLKSITKAHFANTKKAQALASKKKRT; encoded by the coding sequence TAAACACGAAGAATCCCCATGCGCGTTTTGCCGCCAAATTGCCGGATACGATGGTTACTGTCTATTCCTCCGGCAAAGTCATGTTCCAAGGCGCTGGCGCCGAACGCGAAACGGCCAAATGGGGATCTGTCGACAGTATTAAAGAAAAAACGGCCAAAGCAAAAGGCGATGAACTGCCACCCGATTTTGCTACACACTCAGTACTTGGCTCTGATGAAACCGGAACAGGCGATTTTTTTGGGCCCATCACTGTTGCCGCCTGTTTTGTCCCGGCAAGGCAAGTAGAACTCGCCAAGGAACTCGGTGTTAAAGACTCTAAGCAATTGACGGATGATTATATGCGGAAAATCGCGCCCGATTTGAAAGCAGCATTCCCCCACAGCGTTTTGACCTTGTCCAATGAAAAATACAATAAAGTGCAGGCGCAGGGCTGGTCTCAAGGCAAGATGAAAGCATTGCTCCACAATCAAGCGCTGAAACACGTCTTGCGGAAGATGGCGCCTGAAAAACCGCAAGCGATTTTAATTGACCAATTTGCAGAACGTGGCATCTACTACCGGCATATCGCTGAGGAAAAAGACATTATTCGCGAAAATGTGTTGTTCTCCACGAAGGCGGAAAACTTGCATGTATCCGTTGCCTGCGCCTCCATCATTGCCCGCGTCGCCTTCCTTGAAGAAATGGACCGACTTAGTGCAGTGGCTGGTGTGACCTTGCCTAAAGGCGCCGGGGCGATCGTCGACGAAGCTGCAGCGAAAATCCTGCTATCGCGCGGGGAAGAATTTCTAAAAAGCATCACGAAAGCCCATTTTGCCAACACAAAAAAAGCACAAGCCTTGGCATCAAAGAAAAAACGCACATAA